The following coding sequences lie in one Oryctolagus cuniculus chromosome 7, mOryCun1.1, whole genome shotgun sequence genomic window:
- the TEX38 gene encoding testis-expressed protein 38 isoform X1: MSEFSLLRAIGRAPRLNLMDSQQEDLSLPGVWVSLYFGFLGLCSVAIGSCILFLHWRKNLRREQRAQQWVEVMQAATFTYSPLLYWINKRRHYGMNAAINTGPPPAVGNPETAVQNPDPLWEANVPEGRGYAVQASAPRVEAPAPLQPALVVPQQPLPSPMPRPQASSPLPIPTFQEVPFALSLCNLPPVVNHSVSYPLASCRKINGRFHSLPTLAHGDHCFSAKPFASEL, encoded by the exons ATGAGTGAGTTCTCTCTCCTCAGAGCCATCGGCAGGGCACCGAGGCTCAACCTTATGGATTCCCAACAGGAGGACCTGAGCCTCCCTGGTG TGTGGGTCTCACTGTACTTTGGATTCCTGGGGCTGTGTTCTGTGGCAATCGGCAGCTGCATTCTCTTTCTGCATTGGAGGAAGAACCTGCGGCGGGAACAGCGTGCCCAGCAGTGGGTGGAGGTGATGCAAGCAGCTACATTCACCTACAGCCCTCTGTTGTACTGGATCAACAAACGCCGGCACTACGGCATGAACGCAGCCATCAACACGGGGCCTCCACCTGCTGTCGGCAACCCTGAGACTGCCGTCCAGAATCCAGATCCTCTGTGGGAGGCCAATGTTCCTGAAGGCAGGGGCTATGCTGTCCAAGCCAGTGCCCCCAGGGTGgaggcccctgctcccctgcagcCGGCACTCGTGGTCCCACAGCAGCCCCTACCTTCCCCAATGCCACGGCCCCAGGCCAGCTCCCCTCTCCCGATTCCCACCTTTCAGGAGGTTCCCTTTGCCTTATCCCTCTGCAACCTTCCTCCTGTGGTGAACCACTCTGTCTCCTACCCTTTGGCCAGCTGTCGTAAGATAAATGGCCGCTTCCATTCTCTCCCCACACTGGCCCATGGAGACCACTGCTTCAGTGCCAAGCCTTTTGCTTCAGAATTGTAG
- the TEX38 gene encoding testis-expressed protein 38 isoform X2 yields MQAATFTYSPLLYWINKRRHYGMNAAINTGPPPAVGNPETAVQNPDPLWEANVPEGRGYAVQASAPRVEAPAPLQPALVVPQQPLPSPMPRPQASSPLPIPTFQEVPFALSLCNLPPVVNHSVSYPLASCRKINGRFHSLPTLAHGDHCFSAKPFASEL; encoded by the coding sequence ATGCAAGCAGCTACATTCACCTACAGCCCTCTGTTGTACTGGATCAACAAACGCCGGCACTACGGCATGAACGCAGCCATCAACACGGGGCCTCCACCTGCTGTCGGCAACCCTGAGACTGCCGTCCAGAATCCAGATCCTCTGTGGGAGGCCAATGTTCCTGAAGGCAGGGGCTATGCTGTCCAAGCCAGTGCCCCCAGGGTGgaggcccctgctcccctgcagcCGGCACTCGTGGTCCCACAGCAGCCCCTACCTTCCCCAATGCCACGGCCCCAGGCCAGCTCCCCTCTCCCGATTCCCACCTTTCAGGAGGTTCCCTTTGCCTTATCCCTCTGCAACCTTCCTCCTGTGGTGAACCACTCTGTCTCCTACCCTTTGGCCAGCTGTCGTAAGATAAATGGCCGCTTCCATTCTCTCCCCACACTGGCCCATGGAGACCACTGCTTCAGTGCCAAGCCTTTTGCTTCAGAATTGTAG